A stretch of Lathyrus oleraceus cultivar Zhongwan6 chromosome 6, CAAS_Psat_ZW6_1.0, whole genome shotgun sequence DNA encodes these proteins:
- the LOC127095936 gene encoding putative RNA methyltransferase At5g10620 isoform X2 gives MGTLFQLCAGFNLNASNHLHAQASTTNCKFAGQSVRALPIRILSVGKKRSQGLQLMVDEYVEKIKYYCSVEDVQIRPNPRNARDHRAQVDDEDMAVMNIIRSDDWVVMLDEHGQDVRSEQMAELVADAGNTGASRISFCIGGPYGHGRKIRVMDNFKGTKVPSLAAVFHPSPPEWSNKKKDSFFTVE, from the exons ATGGGCACCCTATTCCAGCTTTGCGCCGGCTTCAATTTGAACGCTTCCAATCATCTTCACGCTCAAG CTTCTACTACAAATTGCAAGTTCGCCGGTCAATCAGTG AGAGCACTTCCTATACGGATATTATCCGTGGGGAAAAAACGATCACAAGGACTGCAACTCATGGTTGACGAGTATGTCGAAAAGATAAAATATTATTGCAGTGTTGAGGATGTTCAAATTCGGCCAAATCCCAGAAATGCACG TGATCATAGGGCGCAAGTTGATGACGAAGACATGGCAGTGATGAATATTATAAGGTCTGATGATTGG GTTGTGATGTTGGATGAACATGGGCAAGATGTACGGTCTGAGCAAATGGCAGAGTTGGTGGCTGATGCAGGAAATACT GGTGCTTCACGTATATCTTTCTGTATTGGCGGACCCTATGGTCATGGAAGAAAAATAAGGG TCATGGACAATTTTAAGGGGACAAAAGTACCATCATTAGCGGCAGTTTTTCACCCCAGTCCGCCAGAGTGGAGCAACAAAAAAAAAGACAGTTTTTTCACTGTTGAATAA
- the LOC127095936 gene encoding putative RNA methyltransferase At5g10620 isoform X1, translated as MGTLFQLCAGFNLNASNHLHAQASTTNCKFAGQSVRALPIRILSVGKKRSQGLQLMVDEYVEKIKYYCSVEDVQIRPNPRNARDHRAQVDDEDMAVMNIIRSDDWVVMLDEHGQDVRSEQMAELVADAGNTGASRISFCIGGPYGHGRKIRERANLSIKLSSMVLNHQIALLVLVEQIYRSWTILRGQKYHH; from the exons ATGGGCACCCTATTCCAGCTTTGCGCCGGCTTCAATTTGAACGCTTCCAATCATCTTCACGCTCAAG CTTCTACTACAAATTGCAAGTTCGCCGGTCAATCAGTG AGAGCACTTCCTATACGGATATTATCCGTGGGGAAAAAACGATCACAAGGACTGCAACTCATGGTTGACGAGTATGTCGAAAAGATAAAATATTATTGCAGTGTTGAGGATGTTCAAATTCGGCCAAATCCCAGAAATGCACG TGATCATAGGGCGCAAGTTGATGACGAAGACATGGCAGTGATGAATATTATAAGGTCTGATGATTGG GTTGTGATGTTGGATGAACATGGGCAAGATGTACGGTCTGAGCAAATGGCAGAGTTGGTGGCTGATGCAGGAAATACT GGTGCTTCACGTATATCTTTCTGTATTGGCGGACCCTATGGTCATGGAAGAAAAATAAGGGAACGTGCTAACTTATCAATCAAGTTATCTTCAATGGTTTTAAATCATCAAATAGCGTTACTTGTGCTTGTGGAACAGATTTACAG GTCATGGACAATTTTAAGGGGACAAAAGTACCATCATTAG
- the LOC127095936 gene encoding putative RNA methyltransferase At5g10620 isoform X3 — protein sequence MGTLFQLCAGFNLNASNHLHAQASTTNCKFAGQSVRALPIRILSVGKKRSQGLQLMVDEYVEKIKYYCSVEDVQIRPNPRNARDHRAQVDDEDMAVMNIIRSDDWVVMLDEHGQDVRSEQMAELVADAGNTRHLIALARVRTLDVPLITFKGVLHVYLSVLADPMVMEEK from the exons ATGGGCACCCTATTCCAGCTTTGCGCCGGCTTCAATTTGAACGCTTCCAATCATCTTCACGCTCAAG CTTCTACTACAAATTGCAAGTTCGCCGGTCAATCAGTG AGAGCACTTCCTATACGGATATTATCCGTGGGGAAAAAACGATCACAAGGACTGCAACTCATGGTTGACGAGTATGTCGAAAAGATAAAATATTATTGCAGTGTTGAGGATGTTCAAATTCGGCCAAATCCCAGAAATGCACG TGATCATAGGGCGCAAGTTGATGACGAAGACATGGCAGTGATGAATATTATAAGGTCTGATGATTGG GTTGTGATGTTGGATGAACATGGGCAAGATGTACGGTCTGAGCAAATGGCAGAGTTGGTGGCTGATGCAGGAAATACT AGACATTTGATTGCACTGGCGCGAGTTCGAACCCTTGACGTCCCACTTATCACTTTTAAGGG GGTGCTTCACGTATATCTTTCTGTATTGGCGGACCCTATGGTCATGGAAGAAAAATAA